One genomic segment of Hymenobacter psoromatis includes these proteins:
- the xerD gene encoding site-specific tyrosine recombinase XerD — protein sequence MTWPQASKQFDGYLRLEKSLSPHSVEAYGRDVRKLYQWLALEKLPAGPLQVTTRLLRDFLAALAGLGLSSTSQARTLSGIKAFYEFLLMEDLLKIDPTDTLESPKAGRHLPDTLSYPDVEALLAAVDLSTAEGLRSRAVLEVLYSSGLRVSELCDLKLSNLYFEQGFVRVLGKGNKERLVPIGGEAVKHLHFYLGGVRQHLTVQPGAEDTVFLSMRGRPLSRITVFTAIKKLAELAGLRQTISPHTLRHSFATHLLEGGADLRAVQEMLGHVSITTTEIYTHLDRDYLRQVITEFHPRS from the coding sequence TTGACCTGGCCGCAAGCTAGTAAACAATTCGACGGCTACCTGCGCCTCGAAAAGTCGCTCTCGCCCCACTCGGTGGAGGCCTACGGGCGCGATGTGCGCAAGCTGTACCAGTGGCTGGCGCTGGAAAAGCTGCCAGCCGGGCCGCTGCAAGTGACTACCCGGCTGCTGCGCGATTTTTTGGCCGCGCTCGCCGGGCTGGGCCTTTCCAGCACCTCGCAGGCGCGCACGCTCTCGGGCATCAAGGCTTTTTATGAGTTTTTACTCATGGAAGACCTGCTCAAAATCGACCCCACCGACACGCTGGAGTCGCCCAAGGCCGGCCGCCACCTGCCCGATACGCTCTCTTACCCCGACGTGGAGGCCCTGCTGGCGGCCGTGGACCTGAGCACCGCCGAGGGCCTGCGCAGCCGCGCGGTGCTGGAAGTGCTGTATTCTTCCGGTCTGCGAGTAAGTGAGTTATGCGATTTAAAATTGTCCAACCTCTACTTCGAGCAGGGCTTTGTGCGGGTGCTGGGCAAGGGCAACAAGGAGCGGCTGGTGCCCATCGGGGGCGAGGCCGTGAAGCACCTGCATTTCTACCTGGGCGGCGTGCGTCAGCACCTGACGGTGCAGCCGGGGGCCGAGGACACCGTATTTCTGAGTATGCGCGGCCGGCCCCTGTCGCGCATCACGGTCTTCACGGCCATTAAAAAGCTGGCCGAGCTGGCCGGCCTGCGCCAGACTATTAGTCCGCACACGCTGCGGCACTCCTTCGCTACCCACCTGCTCGAAGGCGGGGCCGACCTGCGGGCGGTGCAGGAAATGCTAGGCCACGTCTCCATCACGACCACCGAAATCTATACCCACCTCGACCGCGACTACTTGCGCCAGGTCATCACCGAGTTTCATCCGCGGAGTTGA